Proteins encoded within one genomic window of Apis mellifera strain DH4 linkage group LG1, Amel_HAv3.1, whole genome shotgun sequence:
- the LOC100578571 gene encoding uncharacterized protein LOC100578571, with protein sequence MAQLAMFVIAVFLSSQVLADIIVQPGYEHTAQQRVVTQPPETVRQQDNQQQQDRQQERYVDPGYHLELHPVYRNSYHVPSYAVLPISQTGTFPPMSKATYKRLLSSLGEITEVPAIVPAQYYQYFPPAVHSRRKRSNGEKLDGAGQGNKHDENDVAAKPSLTEDAMSVVDLQNQDEKRVKARHSVTLLGLKPSNMRPVHQQYRTYDIPQQMTGSQQALTQVNPQETPQQQQQQQQQAAATPSSQSSNPSDAENVQRSIFLQDHLQPQQFRLEQRKYPELRPLSAGQSSPIVAKSDDHLAARTTSMIPSGGNNEEIVGTKLGDIYKIKVIQNLHQHGRGRTTEKEGVSVNFVNPGNDKGGINKNIATVQGEQQPAAALKTDAEQLVQVYQLSDELGAANYAQNSQYILLPQTYPVNYVGNYVDNYASTVYPYAPLYSSYKICFESPDNLQPIAYQLV encoded by the exons atggcGCAGTTGGCGATg ttCGTAATAGCTGTTTTCTTAAGCAGCCAAGTTCTGGCCGACATCATAGTGCAGCCTGGCTACGAGCATACGGCGCAACAACGCGTAGTCACGCAACCTCCCGAGACTGTTCGGCAACAGGACAATCAACAACAACAAGACCGTCAACAAGAGCGATACGTGGATCCGGGCTATCACTTGGAACTTCACCCAGTGTACAGAAATTCGTATCACGTTCCTAGCTACGCGGTGTTGCCGATATCCCAGACGGGGACGTTCCCGCCGATGTCGAAAGCTACGTACAAACGATTACTTTCCTCGTTGGGCGAGATTACCGAAGTGCCCGCCATCGTTCCAGCGCAATATTACCAATACTTTCCTCCG GCAGTACACAGTAGACGCAAAAGGTCCAACGGCGAGAAGCTCGATGGTGCAGGACAGGGGAATAAACATGATGAAAATGATGTGGCCGCGAAGCCGTCCCTGACCGAGGACGCGATGTCGGTGGTCGATTTGCAAAATCAAGACG AGAAGCGCGTGAAAGCTCGTCACAGCGTGACTCTGTTGGGATTGAAACCGTCCAACATGCGCCCCGTGCACCAACAGTATCGCACCTACGACATACCCCAACAAATGACGGGGAGTCAACAAGCCTTGACCCAAGTGAACCCGCAAGAAACGccgcagcagcaacagcaacaacaacaacaagctGCAGCTACCCCTTCTTCGCAATCCTCGAATCCATCGGATGCAGAGAACGTTCAACGGTCGATATTTTTGCAAGATCACCTGCAGCCGCAACAATTTAGGCTCGAGCAGAGAAAGTATCCCGAGCTGAGACCCCTTTCCGCCGGTCAATCGTCGCCAATCGTGGCGAAATCGGACGACCACCTGGCCGCTCGAACGACCTCCATG ATACCGTCCGGAGGTAATAACGAGGAGATAGTGGGCACAAAATTGGGTGACATCTACAAGATAAAAGTGATACAGAATCTGCATCAACACGGGCGGGGAAGAACGACGGAGAAGGAGGGCGTCAGTGTGAATTTCGTTAATCCGGGCAACGATAAGGGgggaattaataagaatatagcGACGGTGCAAGGTGAGCAGCAACCCGCTGCGGCATTGAAAACCGATGCGGAGCAACTCGTGCAAGTTTATCAACTTTCGGACGAGTTGGGAGCAGCAAACTATGCGCAAAATTCTCAATACATCCTTCTTCCCCAAACTTATCCCGTCAACTACGTCGGTAACTACGTCGACAATTACGCATCGACCGTGTATCCGTACGCGCCTCTCTACTCCTCGTACAAAATTTGCTTCGAAAGTCCCGACAACCTGCAGCCTATCGCGTATCAGTTGGTTTAA